The following are encoded in a window of Panicum virgatum strain AP13 chromosome 5N, P.virgatum_v5, whole genome shotgun sequence genomic DNA:
- the LOC120676018 gene encoding uncharacterized protein LOC120676018: MPRSSSGSGSRPILGRAMATILALPLTPISKAKCGLLLFKKRASAAAARRRCYKPFRHYNYAYVGEYQFSPSRSPLLPGPPPGVTAWRRAAAKRRRGRARMILASLFCGADEVDVAVLDGLARRAGAGEDAHSDRAQLVLAPALEWGRDDGDDAYACDEEEEEEVEQEQEVVDYGEEGDDEEVDGRAERFIQRFYAEMRLQRQRSLVQRLL, from the coding sequence atgcCGAGGTCCTCCTCCGGGTCCGGCTCCAGGCCGATCCTGGGCCGGGCGATGGCCACCATCCTGGCGCTGCCGCTGACCCCGATCTCCAAGGCCAAGTGCGGCCTGCTCCTCTTCAAGAAGcgcgcgtccgccgccgccgccaggcgccGCTGCTACAAGCCGTTCCGCCACTACAACTACGCGTACGTGGGCGAGTACCAGTTCTCGCCCTCCCGCTCCCCGCTCCTCCCGGGCCCGCCCCCCGGCGTCACGGCCTGGCGGAGGGCCGCCGCCAAGCGGCGCCGGGGCAGGGCCAGGATGATCCTCGCGTCCCTCTTCTGCGGCGCCGACGAGGTCGACGTCGCCGTTCTGGACGGACTGGCGCgccgggccggcgccggcgaggacgcgCACTCGGACAGGGCGCAGCTCGTGCTCGCCCCGGCTCTGGAGTGGGggcgcgacgacggcgacgacgcctACGCctgcgacgaggaggaggaggaggaggtggagcaggagcaggaggtaGTCGACTACGGGGAGGAGGGGGACGACGAGGAGGTCGACGGCCGCGCCGAGCGCTTCATCCAGCGGTTCTACGCCGAGATGAGGCTGCAGAGGCAGAGGTCTCTGGTCCAGCGCCTGCTCTAG
- the LOC120676017 gene encoding plastidic glucose transporter 4-like: MMRCALKGGGCVTSWSGDRRSPAAVNPRGVRMPTGNGGCCSGLRSRAADLAGLEMATLRGGVGGLFRSSPRYGRLQATAAVDPEDLPLEKVQVKSSGHVLPYVGVACLGAILFGYHLGVVNGALEHLAKDLGIAENAVLQGWVVSTSLAGATIGSFTGGSLADKFGRTRTFILDAVPLALGAFLSATAQDIRAMIIGRLLAGIGIGISSALVPLYISEISPTEIRGTLGTVNQLFICIGILAALLAGLPLAGNPAWWRTMFGVAVVPSILLAVGMAFSPESPRWLFQQGKVTQAESAVKRLYGKEKVTEVMYDLRASGQSSSEPEAGWFDLFSNRYWKVVSVGAALFLFQQLAGINAVVYYSTSVFRSAGIASDVAASALVGAANVFGTMIASSLMDKQGRKSLLITSFSGMGASMLLLALSFTWKALAPYSGTLAVVGTVLYVLSFALGAGPVPALLLPEIFASRIRAKAVALSLGMHWVSNFFIGLYFLSVVNKFGISTVYLGFASVCALAVLYIAGNVVETKGRSLEEIERELSVVD, translated from the exons ATGATGCGCTGCGCTCTCAAGGGCGGCGGGTGCGTCACCTCGTGGAGCGGCGAtcggaggtcgccggcggccgtcaACCCCCGCGGCGTGCGGATGCCGACGGGCAACGGCGGGTGCTGCTCCGGCCTGCGGTCGCGGGCCGCGGATCTCGCCGGCCTCGAGATGGCCAccctgcgcggcggcgtcgggggccTCTTCCGCTCCAGCCCGCGCTACGGGCGCTTGCAAGCCACGGCCGCAG TTGATCCTGAAGATCTTCCGTTGGAGAAGGTTCAAGTTAAATCCTCGGGACATGTTCTGCCATATGTTGGTGTTGCTTGCTTGGGTGCTATTTTGTTTGGTTACCATCTTGG CGTGGTCAATGGCGCGCTTGAACATCTTGCCAAGGATCTTGGGATCGCTGAAAATGCTGTCCTACAAG GATGGGTGGTCAGCACATCCCTGGCTGGTGCAACAATAGGTTCTTTCACCGGAGGGTCTTTGGCTGATAAATTTGGTCGAACAAGAACCTTTATCCTGGATGCAGTCCCACTTGCTTTAGGTGCATTCTTGAG TGCAACAGCTCAAGACATCCGGGCAATGATTATTGGTCGATTGCTTGCTGGAATCGGTATTGGGATCTCATCTGCTCTTGTTCCCCTGTACATATCTGAG ATATCACCAACTGAAATCCGTGGAACACTTGGCACTGTTAATCAACTATTTATCTGCATTGGAATTCTTGCAGCTTTGTTGGCTGGATTGCCTTTAGCAGGAAATCCTGCCTG GTGGAGGACAATGTTTGGAGTTGCTGTAGTTCCGTCCATTTTACTGGCTGTAGGAATGGCCTTTTCACCTGAAAGTCCTCGTTGGCTTTTCCAG CAAGGAAAGGTTACCCAAGCTGAATCAGCTGTAAAAAGACTGTATGGAAAAGAAAAGGTTACGGAAGTTATGTATGATCTGAGAGCTAGTGGCCAAAGTTCTTCGGAGCCAGAAGCTGGCTGGTTTGATCTCTTCAGCAACCGCTATTGGAAAG TTGTGAGCGTGGGCGCGGCACTGTTTTTGTTCCAACAGCTTGCTGGTATAAATGCTGTTGTATATTACTCTACATCGGTATTCCGCAGTGCAGGAATTGCATCTGATGTTGCTGCTAGTGCCCTTGTTGGGGCTGCCAATGTTTTTG GCACTATGATTGCATCTTCTCTAATGGACAAGCAaggcaggaaaagccttctgaTAACAAGCTTTTCTGGAATG GGTGCTTCAATGTTACTTCTAGCTTTGTCCTTCACCTGGAAAGCTCTGGCGCCTTATTCTGGGACTCTTGCTGTTGTTGGCACTGTTCT GTATGTGCTGTCTTTTGCTCTCGGAGCTGGTCCTGTTCCAGCTTTACTTCTTCCTGAAATATTTGCCTCCAGAATAAGGGCTAAGGCTGTCGCATTATCTCTAGGCATGCACTGG GTATCCAACTTCTTTATCGGCCTGTACTTCTTGAGTGTTGTCAACAAGTTTGGCATCAGCACCGTTTACCTGGGGTTCGCATCAGTGTGTGCTCTTGCAGTTCTTTACATAGCTGGGAACGTGGTGGAAACCAAGGGGCGATCCCTGGAGGAGATTGAACGGGAACTAAGTGTAGTAGATTGA
- the LOC120673937 gene encoding uncharacterized protein LOC120673937, which translates to MSSSLAIVEKRPSPFPGGGCAGGVLFHLLDWHRRLARKRRLFSPRRLLPSSLRSSPRRLPCPGPPAAPPPPPALHPAAAAADGAAPGVVARLMGLESWPAAAAPPRPQKQRKVEASRPDGDDSAVVLVLPTPTSRSRRPPAQTTARSHHGADLPARSPRRARIVHAAAAKLLEQGARASSRASARIALAYACSSPQHRRDGHSGALLQGSDVGDDFLSRSQILLTPSTSARVQVQPHVLPAETGCDTAAVSRRHEQRSIDNAANVDISTSTSTVVLPRMDFADGNISKRNFAMDAKHKESRVRNEVVRTCARVRSNAAAAQSGAERLRKRATPTCPDVSGNATSGSLAESTRQVGRGRELVSTGRRVPQSGSVPRREFMGSSTEQGSTTRRDVINRSGLASTSRISSSGSGPKRGSRKVGRDTVASTRDGRNAVAFTSRSSTRPVARASPRSNVLKSGCPSRLAQDTTRARMSTPDTKYVEASPSVMATSEKDEFSRLLKTKMNELGLSDRNEFTSSDDPSEKLTATMLQELISALTGDMNTSISKSSNYSDASVPLSCNGGSGNIDCINRSCYISSNDQTPDFQKCYQNEQDVDSSATSVNNEPNQPSPTSVLEASFSNDASSLGSPVEKNEGKDLFVSTKNRMEDLFNLESDIVDLAMSIDTRKSDAFFLNTRKTDAEETPYDNDKLSCSQNFLSPDSKFLESRLRSIEEAAISNAELLLGSTIYPFIFEMLENTVDMFGGGEYSDLAEDKKYQHTNFLFDCIVESLDSKFCNFGKCGYKAWLRLPSSLSKHLLKCQVLEDISNWRESSGTALRQVSVKEVDQVTARWDASQVEAFDISIAIENDILEALVGEFALDLW; encoded by the exons ATGAGCAGCAGCCTCGCCATTGTGGAGAAGCGGCCGTCGCCGttccccggcggcggctgcgcgggCGGCGTGCTCTTCCACCTCCTCGACTggcaccgccgcctcgcgcgCAAGCGCAGGCTCTTCTCCCCGCGCCGGCTGCTCCCCTCCTCGCTCCGCTCCTCCCCGCGCAGGCTTCCGTGCCCGGggcccccggccgccccgccgcctcccccagcGCTCcacccggcggccgccgcggccgatgGAGCCGCCCCGGGCGTCGTTGCGCGCCTCATGGGCCTCGAGTcctggcccgccgccgcggcgcccccgAGGCCGCAGAAGCAGAGGAAGGTGGAGGCGTCGCGCCCGGACGGCGACGACTCCGCGGTGGTGCTGGTGCTGCCGACGCCTACTAGCCGGAGCCGGCGCCCTCCCGCGCAGACGACGGCGAGGAGCCACCACGGCGCCGACCTGCCGGCGCGGagcccgaggcgggcccggatcgtgcacgcggcggcggcgaagctgcTGGAGCAGGGCGCGCGCGCCAGCTCGCGGGCGAGCGCCAGGATAGCCCTCGCGTACGCGTGCTCTTCCCCGCAGCACCGCAGGGATGGCCACTCCGGCGCCTTGCTTCAAGGCTCGGACGTGGGCGACGACTTCCTGTCTCGCTCTCAGATCCTGTTGACGCCTTCTACTTCTGCACGGGTACAGGTGCAGCCTCATGTTCTTCCAGCGGAGACAGGTTGTGACACCGCTGCTGTCTCGCGTAGGCACGAGCAGCGCTCCATTGACAATGCTGCTAATGTAGatatcagtaccagtaccagtacagtAGTGTTGCCAAGAATGGATTTTGCTGATGGAAACATCAGCAAACGCAACTTTGCTATGGATGCCAAGCACAAGGAGAGTAGAGTAAGAAATGAGGTAGTACGCACTTGTGCCAGGGTTAGATCGAATGCTGCTGCCGCTCAAAGTGGAGCTGAGAGGTTGCGCAAACGGGCAACACCCACCTGTCCGGATGTTTCAGGTAATGCCACCTCTGGAAGCTTGGCAGAATCGACGCGCCAAGTTGGGCGTGGTCGTGAATTGGTATCTACTGGTAGGAGAGTACCACAAAGTGGTTCTGTTCCAAGAAGAGAGTTCATGGGTTCGAGCACCGAACAGGGGAGCACCACTCGCAGAGATGTGATCAACCGAAGTGGATTAGCATCCACAAGCAGGATTTCAAGCAGTGGATCAGGGCCAAAAAGGGGATCACGGAAGGTGGGGCGTGATACGGTAGCCAGTACCAGGGATGGCAGAAATGCAGTTGCATTTACTTCTAGATCATCCACAAGGCCAGTGGCCAGAGCTTCGCCGCGCAGCAATGTGTTGAAGAGTGGGTGCCCAAGTAGACTAGCACAAGATACAACTCGTGCTCGAATGTCAACTCCAGATACCAAATATGTGGAAGCCTCACCTTCTGTTATGGCTACTTCTGAGAAAGATGAATTTAGCAGGCTGttgaaaacaaaaatgaatGAGCTTGGCTTGTCTGACAGGAATGAGTTTACATCAAGTGACGACCCTTCAGAGAAATTGACGGCAACTATGCTGCAAGAGCTCATTTCCGCACTTACTGGTGACATGAACACTTCAATCTCCAAAAGTAGCAACTACTCAGATGCATCAGTACCCTTAAGTTGCAATGGAGGCAGTGGAAATATTGACTGCATCAATCGATCATGTTATATATCCTCCAATGATCAAACACCTGATTTCCAGAAGTGCTATCAG AATGAACAAGATGTTGATTCTTCTGCTACATCAGTGAACAATGAGCCCAACCAGCCGAGTCCAACGTCAGTCCTTGAAGCATCCTTCTCCAATGATGCTTCTTCTTTAGGAAGTCCAGTTGAAAAGAATG AGGGTAAAGACTTATTTGTGTCAACTAAGAACAGGATGGAAGACCTGTTTAATTTGGAGTCTGACATCGTCGATTTAGCAATGTCAATTGATACAAGGAAATCTGATGCTTTTTTCTTGAACACACGGAAAACTGATGCAGAAGAAACGCCTTATGACAATGACAAGTTATCATGTTCACAGAATTTTCTTTCACCGGATTCTAAATTCTTAGAGTCTAGGCTCCGCAGCATCGAAGAAGCTGCTATTTCAAATGCTGAACTGCTTTTGGGCAGTACAATCTATCCTTTCATCTTTGAGATGCTGGAAAATACTGTGGATATGTTTGGTGGAGGAGAGTATTCTGATCTTGCTGAAGATAAGAAATATCAACATACAAACTTCCTGTTTGACTGCATTGTAGAATCATTGGATTCAAAGTTCTGCAATTTTGGCAAATGTGGGTACAAGGCTTGGCTGAGATtgccgagcagtttgagcaaaCATCTGTTGAAGTGCCAAGTATTGGAAGATATCAGCAATTGGAGGGAATCAAGTGGGACTGCTCTTAGACAAGTTTCTGTCAAAGAAGTGGACCAAGTGACTGCCAGGTGGGATGCAAGTCAGGTTGAAGCATTTGACATCAGCATTGCCATCGAGAATGACATTCTTGAGGCGCTTGTTGGTGAGTTTGCCCTCGACCTATGGTGA